A genomic segment from Polyangium mundeleinium encodes:
- a CDS encoding glycosyltransferase family 4 protein — MHVAVDARYICKRPSGIGAYVRALVDRLPALAPGDRFTFWRHTSVEGRLSTAPNIDEHRAIGTPNEPFSLLFPRLFGPTDGDVFHAPHNILGRGIRSAVVTTIHDIMWLDAPHFAEGSAFRRTFRVPFFRAGLHASLRRSTRILTVSRASADAIVRYDPSAKGRVVVTHNAADPWFAPPKDRDAARARAAHVLGTDAPYFVLVGQNAPYKGHALALEAFAAAATRGERLVLVQRLDTGRGLDALAQRLGIKGRLVIRPTLPRDDLVALLHGALALLQPSFAEGFGMPALEAMAAGCPVITSDIAPLVEVTGDAGLHFPRGSVEGLAAAMRRVASDPVLRAELAARGPERGKTFSWDTTARTTLDVYREAAALGPRP, encoded by the coding sequence ATGCACGTCGCCGTCGATGCCCGGTACATCTGCAAGCGGCCGAGCGGCATCGGCGCCTACGTGCGCGCCCTCGTCGACCGCCTCCCCGCCCTCGCCCCCGGAGACCGCTTCACCTTCTGGCGCCACACGAGCGTCGAGGGCCGCCTCTCGACCGCGCCGAACATCGACGAGCACCGCGCGATCGGCACCCCGAACGAGCCCTTCTCCCTGCTCTTCCCGCGCCTCTTCGGCCCCACCGACGGCGACGTTTTCCACGCGCCGCACAACATCCTCGGCCGCGGCATCCGCTCGGCCGTCGTCACCACGATCCACGACATCATGTGGCTCGACGCCCCGCACTTCGCCGAAGGATCCGCCTTCCGCCGCACCTTCCGCGTGCCCTTCTTCCGCGCGGGCCTCCACGCCTCGCTGCGCCGCTCGACCCGCATCCTCACCGTCTCGCGCGCCTCCGCCGACGCCATCGTCCGCTACGACCCCTCCGCGAAGGGCCGCGTCGTCGTCACGCACAACGCCGCCGATCCCTGGTTCGCCCCGCCGAAGGACCGGGACGCCGCCCGCGCCCGCGCCGCCCACGTGCTCGGCACAGACGCGCCCTACTTCGTCCTCGTCGGCCAAAACGCCCCCTACAAGGGGCACGCCCTCGCCCTCGAGGCCTTCGCCGCTGCCGCCACGCGCGGCGAGCGCCTCGTCCTCGTCCAGCGCCTCGACACCGGCCGCGGCCTCGACGCCCTCGCGCAGAGGCTCGGCATCAAGGGCCGCCTCGTCATCCGCCCCACGCTCCCGCGCGACGACCTCGTGGCGCTCCTCCACGGCGCCCTCGCCCTGCTCCAGCCCTCGTTCGCCGAGGGGTTCGGCATGCCCGCCCTCGAAGCGATGGCCGCAGGCTGCCCCGTGATCACCAGCGACATCGCCCCCCTCGTCGAGGTCACGGGCGACGCCGGCCTGCATTTCCCCCGCGGATCGGTCGAGGGGCTCGCGGCCGCGATGCGCCGCGTGGCGAGCGACCCCGTCCTCCGCGCCGAGCTCGCCGCCCGCGGCCCCGAGCGCGGAAAGACATTTTCGTGGGACACGACGGCCCGGACGACCCTCGACGTCTACCGCGAGGCCGCCGCACTCGGCCCCCGCCCTTGA
- a CDS encoding glycosyltransferase family 4 protein, giving the protein MRPAAPPRIVLDARVLRGAPGGVATVVAALVEHLPALAPDVPFVLLRHPDARGPLSRAPNVTEWLVSGDPNHPDSLLRLGAWLKKRLGPDDLFHAPYRVLPLGAPQKSVLTMHDVMQIVCPELVFPNPVLRVLLAPYWSAAIRSSIRRAGLILAVSEHSKDDTIRVDPSSAPRVRVTPLGVDPVFAPLDASEALARTEQLVPAGRRFFLVLGGGYPNKNHAAAVLAFARAFTTADDLHLVIIQRERTFPADLESALRETGLLSRVHVQSRVDLSALVGLYARAEALIFPSLYEGFGLPVLEAMACGCPVVCSSLTSVPEVAGDAALIRDPRDLDALAGALRAVAKDEALRQDLKARGLSRAARFRWEDTTQRTLDAYREIAPWIP; this is encoded by the coding sequence GTGCGCCCCGCCGCGCCTCCCCGCATCGTCCTCGACGCCCGCGTCCTCCGCGGCGCGCCCGGCGGCGTCGCCACCGTCGTCGCCGCGCTCGTGGAGCACCTCCCTGCCCTCGCGCCCGACGTCCCCTTCGTCCTGCTCCGCCACCCCGACGCGCGGGGCCCGCTCTCCCGCGCCCCGAACGTCACCGAGTGGCTCGTCTCCGGCGACCCGAACCACCCGGACTCCCTGCTCCGCCTCGGCGCGTGGCTGAAAAAGCGCCTCGGCCCGGACGATCTGTTCCACGCGCCGTACCGCGTCCTGCCGCTCGGGGCGCCCCAAAAGAGCGTGCTCACGATGCACGACGTCATGCAGATCGTGTGTCCCGAGCTCGTCTTCCCGAACCCCGTGCTCCGCGTGCTCCTCGCGCCGTACTGGTCCGCCGCGATTCGCTCCTCGATCCGCCGCGCCGGCCTCATCCTCGCCGTCAGCGAGCACAGCAAAGACGACACGATCCGCGTCGATCCCTCCTCCGCGCCGCGCGTCCGCGTCACGCCCCTCGGCGTCGATCCCGTCTTCGCGCCGCTCGACGCCTCCGAAGCCCTCGCGCGCACGGAACAGCTCGTTCCCGCGGGTCGCCGGTTTTTCCTGGTCCTCGGCGGCGGCTACCCCAACAAGAACCACGCGGCCGCCGTGCTCGCGTTCGCCCGCGCCTTCACGACCGCCGACGACCTGCACCTCGTCATCATCCAGCGCGAGCGCACGTTCCCCGCGGATCTCGAATCGGCGTTGCGCGAGACGGGCCTGCTCTCGCGGGTGCACGTCCAGAGCCGTGTCGACCTTTCGGCCCTCGTGGGCCTCTACGCCCGCGCCGAGGCGTTGATCTTCCCCTCGCTGTACGAAGGTTTTGGTTTGCCCGTGCTCGAAGCCATGGCGTGTGGCTGCCCGGTCGTCTGTTCGAGCCTCACGTCGGTGCCCGAGGTCGCGGGGGATGCCGCGCTCATCCGGGATCCGCGTGATCTCGACGCGCTCGCCGGCGCGCTCCGCGCCGTCGCCAAGGACGAGGCCCTCCGGCAGGATCTCAAGGCCCGCGGCCTCTCGCGCGCGGCGCGGTTCCGCTGGGAGGACACCACCCAGCGCACGCTCGACGCCTACCGCGAGATCGCGCCCTGGATCCCCTGA
- a CDS encoding DUF3943 domain-containing protein, whose translation MTALVTLLASIVQAADPEPPPPLQLDPIPDPVFDPFANAVRVDRAPSLGPPPFRLWFSPDVPFGARVFPGPGNTPPLVLPGAGFSWELDPHPWRVMRAPCFRYRLAAGATILALMTYGLTDYWVHMSDNVVDWELSWSTPSFYKKAWTLEAVRFDTNKFETNTYTHPAAGTMTYLAARGAGLGAGESFLFSFAGSVLWEYLGEYREKVSLNDLILTPQGGFAVGEPLHQLGLFFERGEDNLANNVLSLVFSPFRYLHRRLEPGHAARAQARGDLGLPADTWHRFDVLVGVSAEAGRDGLRFSQRRIGVSTEIIDVPAFDHPGVRTKRLDAGDVTSVRLVGSVDDQGVQQLDFVTRVLLGGVYDQKVAPDGRGGRRGYAIFAGPSSGFNYAKHRQEGMAEDKLGVANALGATVDLTLHHGDARARASVDVYADFGAVHSMAASAYIKGRGDAGLKTVVADKRYYFALGGTVRPTLSLAYRRFELGAQLTYDFFESIEGLDRYQERVTNDVHLRDRRAGERVWLSYTLPGDKQRLAWVEVEHLDRWGRMGAFRASHASTKFRAGITFRF comes from the coding sequence GTGACTGCGCTCGTGACGCTGCTCGCGTCGATCGTGCAGGCGGCCGACCCCGAGCCTCCGCCGCCGCTTCAGCTCGATCCGATCCCGGATCCCGTGTTCGACCCCTTCGCGAACGCCGTGCGGGTCGACCGCGCGCCTTCGCTTGGCCCTCCGCCGTTTCGGCTCTGGTTCTCGCCGGACGTCCCCTTCGGCGCGCGTGTCTTCCCGGGCCCGGGGAACACGCCTCCGCTCGTGCTCCCGGGCGCGGGTTTTTCCTGGGAGCTCGATCCCCACCCGTGGCGCGTCATGCGCGCGCCGTGCTTCCGGTATCGCCTGGCGGCAGGCGCCACGATCCTCGCCCTGATGACCTACGGCCTCACCGATTACTGGGTCCACATGAGCGACAACGTCGTCGATTGGGAGCTCTCGTGGTCGACGCCGAGTTTTTACAAGAAAGCCTGGACCCTCGAAGCCGTGCGGTTCGACACGAACAAATTCGAGACGAACACCTACACGCACCCGGCTGCGGGCACGATGACGTACCTCGCCGCGCGCGGGGCCGGGCTCGGCGCGGGCGAGTCGTTCCTGTTCTCGTTCGCGGGCTCGGTCTTGTGGGAGTACCTCGGCGAGTATCGCGAGAAGGTCAGCTTGAACGACCTCATCCTCACGCCCCAGGGTGGCTTTGCCGTCGGCGAGCCGCTCCACCAGCTCGGCCTTTTCTTCGAGCGCGGCGAGGACAACCTCGCGAACAACGTCCTTTCGCTCGTCTTTTCGCCGTTCCGGTACCTCCACCGGCGCCTCGAACCTGGGCACGCCGCGCGCGCCCAGGCGCGGGGTGATCTCGGCTTGCCCGCGGACACCTGGCATCGCTTCGACGTGCTCGTCGGCGTGAGCGCGGAGGCCGGACGGGACGGCCTGCGCTTCTCGCAACGCCGCATCGGGGTGAGCACGGAGATCATCGACGTCCCGGCGTTCGACCACCCCGGCGTGAGGACGAAGCGGCTCGATGCTGGTGACGTCACGAGCGTCCGGCTCGTCGGATCCGTCGATGATCAGGGCGTGCAGCAGCTCGACTTCGTCACGCGTGTCCTGCTCGGCGGCGTTTACGACCAGAAAGTCGCGCCCGACGGGCGCGGCGGCCGCCGCGGATACGCGATCTTTGCGGGCCCCTCCAGCGGCTTCAATTACGCGAAGCACCGGCAAGAGGGCATGGCGGAGGACAAGCTCGGCGTCGCGAACGCGCTCGGCGCCACGGTCGACCTCACGCTGCACCACGGGGACGCCCGCGCCCGCGCCAGCGTGGACGTGTACGCCGATTTCGGCGCTGTGCATTCGATGGCCGCGTCCGCGTACATCAAGGGGCGTGGCGACGCGGGCTTGAAGACCGTGGTTGCGGATAAACGTTATTACTTCGCGCTCGGCGGGACCGTCCGCCCCACGCTCTCGCTCGCATATCGACGCTTCGAGCTCGGCGCGCAGCTCACGTACGATTTTTTCGAGTCGATCGAGGGGCTGGATCGGTACCAGGAGCGGGTCACGAATGACGTTCACCTCCGGGACCGGCGCGCCGGCGAGCGCGTTTGGCTTTCGTATACGCTGCCGGGTGACAAGCAGCGGCTCGCGTGGGTCGAGGTCGAGCATCTCGATCGGTGGGGCCGTATGGGCGCGTTTCGGGCGTCGCACGCGAGCACGAAGTTTCGCGCGGGGATTACGTTTCGGTTTTGA
- a CDS encoding AAA family ATPase: protein MKRSKPTKLPPSEGFLRAITLIRDRVEDTNVYPFTIPAVRSLDTLAFDPRVTFLVGENGSGKSTILEAVALLLGFNAEGGSKNFRFATQSSESELHRALRPVRSARRERHGFFLRAESTFNVATHIEHLGIEAWYGGRSLHERSHGEAFLTLVEEKFRPDGLYLLDEPEAALSPGRQLRFLGHLHVLAQAGAQFIIATHSPILLAYPKALLYELSENGIATVAYEETEHYRLTKEFLLHRERFFRALFEEDKEEG from the coding sequence ATGAAGCGCTCGAAGCCCACCAAGCTCCCTCCTTCGGAAGGTTTTCTTCGAGCGATCACGCTGATCCGCGACCGCGTGGAGGACACGAACGTCTACCCGTTTACCATCCCGGCCGTTCGTTCGCTCGACACCCTCGCGTTTGATCCGAGGGTGACGTTCCTCGTCGGGGAGAACGGGTCGGGCAAGTCCACGATCCTCGAAGCTGTCGCGCTCTTGCTCGGGTTCAATGCGGAAGGGGGCTCGAAGAACTTTCGATTCGCCACGCAGAGCTCGGAGTCCGAGCTGCACCGGGCCTTGCGTCCGGTCCGGAGCGCGCGCCGCGAGCGGCACGGATTTTTTCTCCGCGCCGAGAGCACGTTTAATGTGGCCACCCACATCGAGCACCTGGGCATCGAGGCGTGGTACGGCGGCCGCTCGCTCCACGAGCGATCCCATGGCGAGGCATTTCTGACGCTCGTCGAAGAGAAGTTTCGCCCCGACGGCCTGTACCTGCTCGACGAACCGGAAGCCGCGCTCTCGCCGGGGAGGCAGCTCCGCTTCCTCGGGCATCTGCATGTCCTGGCCCAGGCAGGGGCGCAGTTCATCATCGCGACGCATTCGCCGATCCTGCTCGCCTACCCGAAGGCGCTGCTCTACGAGCTCTCGGAGAACGGCATTGCGACGGTCGCGTACGAGGAGACGGAGCATTATCGGCTCACGAAGGAGTTTTTGCTCCATCGGGAGCGGTTCTTTCGGGCGTTGTTCGAGGAAGACAAGGAAGAGGGGTAG
- a CDS encoding four helix bundle protein yields the protein MALRIYSVTIEMLRRLRPIIEKIGRKDANLAEQLRRAATSVPLNLHEGAYSQGRNERARWHTAMGSAAEVRACLDVAEALGYVETVDDGLRDSLDPIIATLHRLARR from the coding sequence ATGGCTCTCAGAATCTACAGCGTGACGATCGAAATGCTGCGGCGGTTGCGGCCGATCATCGAGAAGATCGGCAGGAAGGATGCGAATCTCGCGGAACAGCTAAGGCGCGCAGCGACCAGCGTGCCGCTCAATCTGCACGAAGGGGCGTATTCGCAGGGGCGAAACGAGCGCGCGCGGTGGCATACGGCCATGGGCTCGGCAGCAGAGGTGCGCGCGTGCTTGGATGTTGCAGAAGCGCTGGGGTACGTCGAAACAGTGGATGATGGACTGCGCGATTCGCTCGACCCTATCATCGCCACGTTGCATCGGCTGGCGCGGCGGTGA
- a CDS encoding lipase family protein, with protein MSASDNAIHLPDGYDLTTAQVCSFLINVASDMCAQWIAAKKPAPADFKWKPHNACPVTRDLYKVEDVEFGELIWSTFKYGGSQTEPFCFVATYKGKKYLVFRGSQSGADFGMDGECKLTDYAAPTPPTSSGLQVEAGFYAVYNGLLESLKGELASLKGTLTVTGHSLGSALATLAVPLASSLGLSVQMYNQASPRVGNAAFAWYYKDLKITTYRLVNTADSVPKSPAGSYVHVGTEVDFTAVYDGKEANMHNACCSYSYAIFNPKAPINPNVDACMSG; from the coding sequence ATGTCCGCGTCCGACAACGCCATCCACCTGCCCGACGGCTACGACCTGACGACCGCCCAGGTCTGCTCGTTCCTCATCAACGTCGCCTCCGATATGTGTGCGCAGTGGATCGCCGCGAAGAAACCCGCGCCCGCCGATTTCAAGTGGAAGCCGCACAACGCGTGCCCCGTGACGCGCGATCTCTACAAGGTGGAGGACGTCGAGTTCGGCGAGCTCATTTGGAGCACCTTCAAGTACGGCGGCAGTCAGACGGAGCCCTTCTGTTTCGTTGCCACCTACAAGGGCAAGAAGTACCTCGTCTTCCGGGGCTCTCAGTCGGGGGCCGATTTCGGCATGGACGGCGAGTGCAAGCTCACGGACTATGCCGCGCCGACCCCGCCCACTTCGAGCGGCCTGCAGGTCGAGGCCGGTTTTTACGCGGTGTATAACGGCCTGCTCGAGAGCTTGAAAGGCGAGCTCGCGTCCTTGAAGGGGACGCTCACGGTGACCGGCCACAGCCTCGGCTCGGCGCTGGCTACGCTCGCGGTGCCGCTGGCAAGCTCGCTCGGTCTATCGGTCCAGATGTACAACCAGGCCAGCCCTCGCGTGGGAAACGCGGCGTTCGCCTGGTATTACAAGGACCTGAAGATCACCACGTACCGGCTCGTCAATACCGCCGACTCGGTCCCCAAGAGCCCTGCGGGGTCCTATGTGCACGTGGGTACCGAGGTCGACTTCACCGCGGTGTACGACGGGAAAGAAGCGAACATGCACAACGCCTGCTGCTCCTACTCGTACGCCATCTTCAATCCCAAGGCACCGATCAACCCCAATGTCGACGCGTGCATGTCGGGTTGA
- a CDS encoding tetratricopeptide repeat protein, with the protein MIRNIKYRIRKSDPTGFEDAVRLVEQYPEDPHVWDTLAYAHSSSDDYVAAIAAISRAIELNPKDPALFFDRGEYALQTGDHERAVADFGQGLVLCDEPRWEYLREVLHFLRAEAFVHLGKKAEALADLSHVRDDYRYWTTELRSKADLLVMCGESVPPLKEKEEAPLSSPMPESPDEEEIALGKELGEAGLAAVDAALLKQMTHRYLKAARIIVDALDFGSYPLDDTHVRLFARRLIALAEAGTIEARGNLLNPRRSEVCLP; encoded by the coding sequence GTGATCAGGAATATAAAATATCGTATTCGCAAGAGCGATCCGACAGGATTCGAGGATGCAGTCAGGCTCGTCGAGCAGTATCCCGAGGACCCGCACGTTTGGGACACGCTCGCGTACGCCCACAGCAGCAGCGACGACTACGTCGCCGCGATCGCAGCCATCTCGCGGGCGATAGAGCTCAACCCCAAGGACCCCGCGCTGTTCTTCGATCGAGGTGAATACGCGCTCCAAACAGGCGACCACGAGCGCGCCGTGGCCGACTTCGGCCAAGGGCTCGTCCTCTGTGACGAGCCCAGATGGGAATACTTGCGCGAGGTACTCCACTTCCTGCGCGCCGAGGCCTTCGTCCACTTGGGCAAAAAGGCCGAAGCGCTGGCCGACCTTTCGCACGTGCGGGATGATTATAGGTATTGGACGACCGAGCTCCGGTCGAAAGCAGACCTCTTGGTGATGTGCGGGGAAAGCGTTCCGCCGCTCAAAGAGAAGGAGGAGGCGCCTCTATCGTCGCCCATGCCCGAGTCTCCCGACGAAGAGGAGATCGCGCTCGGGAAGGAGCTCGGGGAGGCCGGCCTCGCGGCGGTCGACGCGGCGCTGCTCAAACAGATGACCCATCGGTACCTGAAGGCGGCGCGCATCATCGTCGATGCGCTCGACTTTGGAAGTTATCCGCTCGACGACACCCACGTCCGTCTCTTTGCCCGCCGGCTCATCGCCCTCGCGGAGGCCGGGACCATCGAAGCGCGGGGAAACCTCCTCAACCCGCGGCGCAGCGAGGTGTGCCTTCCCTAG